The segment GCCTAATAAAATTCACATAAATACATGTCCTCCTCTATTAAAAAGAGATGATAGATATGTCTTTCTGAATGACTATTCATTCTCTGTAGACACAGTGGCCGTCTATCCCCAACATGCAGCTATCTCATCCACCTCGGAAGCAAAAATATCAGCAGTTTATAATTGAAACAGGGTTTGTATTCTAAATGTATTATTTTAAAGTGTGAATTTCAAAATGTTAatatcttcacacacacaccaattatcAAGAAAAAATAttaagaaagaagttcaacagtTAAGTTGAATTCATGCTGAATCCATTCATCCATTACACAGAGGTAACTTTAGGTGAATTCAAGGGCGTCATGCACCCcaaaaatctgagggggcacaaagtACGTGAGGATGGCTGGGGGGTGGGTCCGGAAGTTGGAGAATTTaacatttttcaaacacctgagaCAGCTTTTTCTTGAaaatctagagccataatcagTGTGCTTAATTCTTTGAAAAAAATCTGTctatttttctgcatatctaagcctacctcttgagctgtctgtaccCTGAatggtgtttatttttttaaagaaacttaATATACTTCTCTACTAAAATCTGTCTAAAAGATTGAAAGGATTGTGAATATTATTCAGTACATGTAGTTATTGCTTGCTTTCCTAAATTATACTAACATTGCAAGCATCAAACCAGCAAGCatcaaatcaaaaaaaaaaaaaaaaattgtcacatgcgccaaatacaagtgttaagaaagtatatactatataaactgaagtaaacaatacattttaaattttaaaaatatataaaaaaatatcaacaataaaataacagtaatggggtgggggtcaatgcaaataatcCGGGTTGCCATTTGGTTAGCTGTTCAggggtcttatggctttggggtagatgctgttaagaagccttttagacctagacttggcgctccggtaccactttccgtgcggtagcagagagaacagtccatgactagggtggctggagtctttgtcaatttttagggccttctctgacacctcctggtattgaggtcctggatggcaggaagcttggccccagtgatgtactggaccgtacgcactaccctctgtagtgccttgtggtcagaggccaaacagttgtcataccaggcggtgatgcatgCCAGCTAAGGTACAGGTAagtgccaaaataatggaaactgagggatacaaagtatattgaaagcaggtgcttccacacatggttcctgagttaattaagcaattaacatcctgtcatacttagggtcatgtatcaaaatgctgggcaggccattattttggctaccatggctatgcccccgtaggatgacaatgcccccatccacatggCACGAGAGGTCACTGATTGGTTTGAGGAGCATTTAAACGATGTAAGCCATATGACATGGcggtctcagtcaccagatctcaacccaattgaaccctTATGGGAGGCTCTGGAGTGGcccctgagacagcgttttccaccaccatcaacaaaacaccaaattatggaatttcttgttgaagaatggtgtcgcatctttccaatagagttccagacacttgtagaatctatgccaagctGCATTGAAGTTGTTTTGGCTTTATTTTGGAAGTTTCCtgtagttagacaagctagctactctaacttgattgatagcctgaaatggcttcttgacagccagttatgaggttgggagattgggaacctatctggACTAGCTTTataaaattgctaggtggctagtagtattactgagaaacaacaacaaccacaacaatatatatatatttttaaacaggacaaatctgagAGGGCACATGCCCCTATGCCATATGGGTATGGTGTCTCTGGTAAACGCAGTATTCAGCCCTGTGACAGGGGAAAGAACAAGGACTATAGAAAGGAATTCACCTTTCTCTGCCACTGTTCATGCAGCATCCGCTATGCAGTTTGTGTAGGCCTATAAGAAATAGACGGGCCTATACAAATTAAAAGCACAGACAACTTGTGTAGGTTATAGTATTGATATCATAACGATATTTCCCACAAATTGGGGATTTGAATTGCTACATTTTCTTTCGCTTCCGTTTGTGCAGAGTTGCAATGTCAAAGATCTTCTTTTACCGTGGGTACCTGCAAGGTGGGATTTCTGCAAAAGTCAGCAGCACAGGCCAGCACCCAGAGTCTCCCTggtcaacctggtctcagagcatttcatattgtTGTCTGTTGGTCTCAAAGCATTTCctattattctgtatgtacaTCCGAGACACTCAATTTAGCATGAAATGTACGTTTTGTATGGTGTATATTACTTTGTGGACGTCCATCATACATgttgtatgatactgtatgttatgaattacaatttgtattatgTGTTACGAATTTGaaaaacgtacaatatgttacaaatttgcaaaaccTATGATAcgttacgaattctagctaggtggctaacgtttgctagctcgctgatgttagctaggctaggggttaaggttagctaaCACGTTAAGTAATTGCAAAGTTGCTCttgatgagatttgaactcacaacctttgggttgctagaaaTGTAAGTtatttgccttaagtaaccatcttaCTTATGGAATCATACCAAAGATAACATTTCATACTTAATGGATTGTCTCGGATTTACTTACAGAATAATAGGAGATGCTCTGAGACTAGGTTGCACTGCAGCACGAGATGAACGGGTGGTCCCAGTAAGGATTATGCTTCTGTTGTGCGCAGTATTTGGTCAAATTCCAGGGTTCCTACCATGAAACGTGTTCAAATCAAGAGACTAATCTAGAATTGATGACAGGCCTGCTACCAGTGACTGCAAAACGCAATCACAGACTGGTAAAGTAGGCTATGGCCACAGTGGGCCTGCTACACTAATTTTGCCTCTGTAACATGTGCAGCAGCTTTGTTTCAGTAATAGCCAATAGGGCCATGTTTTTTCACTAAGAAATGAGGCTGGTCTGTATTTCCAACAGTGTGCATGTAGACTTTAGGCATACACATTTAGGCTGCACGTTCATGAACACAATGTTATGACTTCATATCAGCTACTGTATCTCGGGAAATGCCTTCACCTATACCACATTACGTAGGCTATCATAACTGTATTTGGCTTATAATGGACATTACATATTTCTGTTCAGTAGGCTTATATGCTACGACTAAAGTACAGCCGACGTATTCAGCTCAAAACGGTGTGGCAGGAATTGGGCTGTGTTTTAGTGGCGGAAAGATTTACCAGAACGCTGTAGGCATGTCTTCCTAAAACATACTTTTCCGAAACTGTAGGCTAAATGTGTAGCTCTGTGTATAAGATCGGAGCCGCCTGTAGCTTGCAACGGAGATGACGCATTCGCTCACATTACTCCATgttacatttagcagacacttatatccagagcgacttacaggagcatttagggttaagtgccttgctcaagggcacagcgaCAGATGTTTCACCTGTCGGCTCGGGAATTTGAACCAGCAaaattttggttactggcccttAACCGCCAGTCTACCTGCCTCCATGACATGCTGTTAATTTGGTCATGACGTATTTcggggagaaaggggggagggagagagtacaGAATAAACAGTCCGAGAAAGGTAAGTGCCATTTCAATGACTTTAATAAGCAAAATAGGAAACCATTTcttccaacaacaacaaaaaataagacGAAACAGAAACCAGCCTGAATGGAACTATAACAGTTCAAATTTAAGATATTTTTTTGTATCTTATTTATATAAACAGGATTGAAAATTGATCCCCATCATCATCGCAAAATACATgaaattaaaaacaaaacaacaacccgCTGCTGCAGTTTCAATTTGATTTCAACACAGTTGAATCAGTAACAAACCAAGAGATTGTTAAATGCATGACTTTTCAACAATAGTTTTTTAAATGCAAGCACCATGCTTATTCAATATGATCTGACAGTTTGTTAATTTAAATCATTAAAATAAAAACTTTAATATGCATCTGGCCAGCAGAACCAGAATCACCAAATAATAATACAGACGAAAACATAATATCATATAACATAACATACACAACAGTTTTCATTTCGAGATTTTGCACAACCTGAATCCTTTATTTTTACTGACCGGcagcaaaaaaaaaataatcagGAAAACATATAGCATTAATATATTTCAACTTCGTATTTTGAAACGCATGCGCAATCTAAATACTTGTTAATTGTACATAAAACCCCTGAAATGGTTAACGTTGTTGAACATGTTTTAAAAAAATGCTTGATATTGCCGAGGAAGAGTACAAAATATATAGTATATCACTGTTAATGCGATGCAGCTGCACCCAATAAAATACATTAATCAagttgagaaattatgtgactatCCTGTTCTTCACATTATATAATGGGGTTAGGGTTACGCAATAGTTAACATAATGGCATTTCTGGCTAAGAAAACCTCTGCTGACTACAGCACCAGACGGAAATGAAATGTAATAACATGTATAacagtttttttaaatatactaTAGCCTATATGCATCCTAGGAGTAGAACACAAAGTTATGCATGGTGCGTAAATGTGGTGCGCAAAGAACCATCACTCATCTGCTAATATTCTAGTTATGCGTTTGTTTTGACAGCTTCGCACTATTATCCCATTGTGTCATAAGGTTATTATTAAGCTTGCATCTATCttgtcttattattattattattattatagaataatagtaTGTCTTCCTTCAAGGGGGTCTGTACAAAACTCAAAATGAAAACGTAAAACAAATCATTAGGCTATCCAAAAAGTGCACTTAATATACAAAGTTTGTTGTCTTTAAATGCAACTGCAAAATGCCCATATCTCTGAATCAATACCCACAAAATGAAAATCAAACAAGAAAAAATAAAACACAactcaaagaaagaaagaagttAAAAACCAGCCTCCTCGATCTTGGTGTGCAGTTTTGCGGTTGCGTAATATTTACAAGGCTACAGAAGGCCTACTGTCCTCATTCCATTCCTCTAAACCCCACAACACTATGGAGAAGCGCAGATCAACGACATGCTCTTAAGATACACGAGAAACAAAAAGAAAGTACAAAATAGAAATTATTACCGTACATGTCCAGCATGCAGGATTAATATTTTAATGCAGAGTTTTGTTTTAATATATATTCGAATATAACCAAGCAGGCAATAAACAAATGAGATGTTGCATAACATGTAAGTAGACAGAAGTAAAGTTTGCATAATGTGGAGTCTTGTTTAGCAACTCTCTTTTTCAGGCCCAGTGTCGTGTGAGTCTCAAAACGCTTCTCTCTGCGTTGTTTGTTGTGTAGGCCCAGGTCGGGCGGTCATCCCACTAACAGACACAGTAAAAGCAGTATAGCCTAAAAAGAGGAAAGTTCCCCCGCCGCTTCTCTCAGGAAGATGAAAAAAGTATATTCACTACAAGCAACTAATCTACAAAGATGCGCGGCGTTGACCCAACATTCTACCTTGTTCTTTGTATCTCAGTTGTCACGTGGATCGAGAGAGATGGTTAGATATGAGAATATTATTTTATGGATTATTCTTCTAATATGAATATAGTTGTTGACTGTCATTAGTACAGTAAATATGAAGGGGTATTTGATTATTTTTGTTTGTTCATTAGCATCAGTTGGTGGTGGGGTAGGGGTGAGTCAATAGAGCTATAATAACAACTCACATGAAAAACTCTGGGGATGACGGGTTGTCACTAGTAGGCCTAGACCCAGCCTCGCGGATCCCGTTATTCGCTCCCGTTCCCGTCAGTTTCTCACACTTGAGTTTGTAGGCGTCCCTCTCGCGTGCCAGCCGGTTGATCTCCGCCTTGAGCGCCTCCACCTGGTCTATCAGATGAGTCTTCTCATTCTCCAGCACGTGCTTCTGCTGCACCCGCTTGTAACGGCAGGACTGTGCGTAGCCCCGGTTCTTCAGGGTCCGCCTCTTCTGCTTGAGGCGGATGACATCGTCCTTGGTGAATCCCCGCAGGTGTCTGTTCAGCTCCCTCACAGACATGGACACCAGCTGGTCGTCAGAGAAGCGGTCCTCCACGTTGCCTGAGCCATGGTGCCCCTGGCCCGAGTGGCcgtggtggtgatggtggcggtggtggtggagggCTTGGTGGGAGTCTGGAGAGACGGGGGACGGGCTGTCTGGGTCctggctgtggtggtggtggtggtgctgggtgTGGGGGTGGCTGAGCCCTCCCGGGTGTCCAGAAAGGTCATCAGGGTGGTGTGGGATGCCTCCCCCATAGGGATGATGGTGCTGCTGGGGATGGCCATGATGGTTGTGGTGTTGGTGAGGGCCTCTGTAGCCATCGAAGGCGccctgctgcagctgctgctggACGTGCTGGGGTGGGGGGTGGCCGTGGGCCGTGGCTCCGATCAGGGCCTCCACTGCGTCCTCCGGGGTCAGGCTGAGCGTCTGTGGATCGATCTGCTGGTGGTACCCGCCGTTGGGCATCCAGTACAGCTCCTCCAGATGGTTCTTCTGCTCTGTGGGGCTGAAGCTGGGCGAGGAGGGTACCGAGCTACATGGTGTGCTGATCGGGGTGGAGGACACAGAGCCCTGGGGCTGGAGCCGAGTGCACTGGCGCACCCCGGCGCGTTCCAGCCCGGCCAGACCTTCTTTCTTCACGTCGAACTTCATTAGGTCAAAGTCGTTGACGTATTCCAGAGCCAGAGGGCTGTTGGGGAGCTCAGGACCCATGCTCAGCTCTGCGCTCATGGTGCTGCCGCGACTCTGATGCAGATGGGTGAAGGTGGTTGCCAGCGTCGCGAAAACAGACTTGTTAATAATAAGCGTCTCTTCTCCACTCGCTTGTCTCATGCAGTAGTTGTTCCTACTGCTCCAATGCTGCAGACTCGTGTACTGTTGCATGTAACACCGTCCGGAGAGGTAAAAAAGTAGAAAACTAAAAACAAGTGGAACAAACTTTGAGACTAGTGCACTGCAAACGACATGGGAATTTTCGTCATGTAGCCTACTTCTTTCTGCTAGCTGGCTCTGGTCAACAGACGAGAAGTAGATGTAGAAATAATTTTGTCTCAGTGCAAAAGTAAACCGTCAGTCCTTTCAGATCAAATgaacttaaaaaataaaaacataaataaaaataataccgAGTTGTCGTTGACGCaggctcctgtcctgtcctcgTCAACGTTGTAGATATAAGGTATAGTCCTTGTTTTCGCCAGGAAAAGAAGAAGTAGCTGAGACTATGGAGTCTGTTTTTTTGCTTGGAGAAGCAGCCTTCCAGCTCTGCACCGCAGAGATTTGAGCTCTCCTTTCCTTCCTGACACACTCAGTCTCGAGTATTCAGCAGACTGCGCTGACTGCCTGCCAGCACTTTATGCTTATAGCGCACTGTGacgtcaggctggaaggcaggtCCCCTTGCCTGCCCCTCTCCAATAGGGAGCGGTGTATTCTCTGGATTAGAATAATGGAGGGgagaggttggaggagagggaggagggagagcggAGCGCTCTTTCTGACAGCTACGAAGGAGGGGTGAGAAAGGGTAGAGGGAGTGAAGAGCTGAATGCCTTCACTTAGGAGAACCAATGGCATGTTATCGTTTAACAGCCCACGTTTTAGGCCTAATTCCCCTCTTCTACGGCAATTATCTCCCAGTTTACACTGAGTGAACAGAGAGAATGAAGTGATCTGCATACATAAGGATCCATAAAAACTTGATGTTTTTGTTGAAAAGTGTTTTACGCTATTATAATATTTTAAGTGTTTTACGGTATTATAATTTAACCTTTACCCACGCATAAACCCCTTCAAAGGCACAAAATAACTAAATAATTTCAAACCTGGAGTAAAATGTAAGAttcaataatgacaaagtaacCATTCACATGCATTTGGACGTTGTTTAGTAACCTGTTTTGAAGACGCGCAGGCCTTTTAATTTGACTTTTCAATGGGGGAAAGTGAGCTGTTGCCTCTTCGAAACGTAACCTATATATTTCTAATTTTCCAACTAGAAAAACATGATTCTGAAAATCTAACTATAACCTACATTATTCTTAAAACCACCTTTGTAATTGAATCTCCAAATGTTGTTCTTTACCAACATAGTTTATTCTGTATCACTAAATGCTGTCGTTCTGTGGTCTACTTGATTTGTTTCTGACCTTCAGTTAATATTTCTATCTAAACCACAATTATTTTCACTAGATATAGACTATTGGCATAGGCCTAGACTATTCTATACTTTGTATGTGTTTTTCCCAATGTAGATATGCACGTACTTCCAAGTTCCAAATCTTGACAACATACTGCCGGATTCAAAGACATTGAGAAAAGGTTATGTTGTTAGACTATAGAGTACAAGTACATTCTGACATCGTGCCAATGGTAATATCAGCATGGAGGCCGAGCGAGAGACAGAACGCTCTTTCTTGGCTCGAACAATGTGTAGTGCGTATATGGCAAAGCATTGGAAGCTTTGAAAAGCACCACTGGTGAGTAGGTACTGTGAAAAGAGGCTCAAGACTGCCGCTCCGTGGTTCTAACGGACGCTGCACGGAGGCCTCGCGAGGCAATATTGGTTTTTCGTTCAATTAGACACTAATTTTATCATGCATTTGATTAACCGTTTTTCTTTTAGGAATTGATTTTGTTTATACATAACACTTTATTAGATACTTTTGTATGTAGTTGTTATTAGTAGCCGTATTATAAAGTAAAATTAAGTTCACATTCACATGACATATTCTAAGGGAAAACATATAGTTATGGGACAATACAATAAGACCTTCAGGAATATAAAAGTGAATTGTGGGCCTTTGCATTTATTTACATTGGAATAATTGCCTTTATCTGTTCTAAGAGATGTCTTGATTTCCTGCAAAAGGAAGTTACTTGTAAATTAGTCAATTTGATGAATCGATTCTATTATTATCCCGTTTCCACCTCATATCCACGCCTGAGCTCATGGCCCCGGCCAGTACTTATCGATTAGACTGAAGATGGAGGGGACCGGGCGCCACATGCACACATCATCCAATACCTGTTTGTTTAAATACTTCATTAACTTCAACTCCGCATCTCTTCACGATGTATCAAGATGCTGAAATAAACTACAAATTCCAATCTTCTCACACATTTTTCCATTCAGATAAATCAGAGGTTATTTGCATGATTCAGTCCATATGATGCTACAAAAAAAGAAACACGTTCCCATATTTTTGTCTGGttttaaaatgtaataaaaatcgAATAAACTCATGACTGACTTGAGTAGCAGCAAAAAGTGAAGGAATGTTCTCTCACATTGTCAATGTTAGGCCTATAAGTAATTCGAGCTTTTATAAGAGTAGGCTACTAAAGGCTGAAAGACATCAATTGACGTTTTATGCAGTGATAAATATATAGGCAACTCTACTTTCTGACAGAAGCCATCAAGacttcaccccccccctccccccctccctccacacacacacacacacaagaagtGGACGAATATGGTTGGCCAAaagtgtattattat is part of the Oncorhynchus masou masou isolate Uvic2021 chromosome 33, UVic_Omas_1.1, whole genome shotgun sequence genome and harbors:
- the mafba gene encoding transcription factor MafB, with the translated sequence MQQYTSLQHWSSRNNYCMRQASGEETLIINKSVFATLATTFTHLHQSRGSTMSAELSMGPELPNSPLALEYVNDFDLMKFDVKKEGLAGLERAGVRQCTRLQPQGSVSSTPISTPCSSVPSSPSFSPTEQKNHLEELYWMPNGGYHQQIDPQTLSLTPEDAVEALIGATAHGHPPPQHVQQQLQQGAFDGYRGPHQHHNHHGHPQQHHHPYGGGIPHHPDDLSGHPGGLSHPHTQHHHHHHSQDPDSPSPVSPDSHQALHHHRHHHHHGHSGQGHHGSGNVEDRFSDDQLVSMSVRELNRHLRGFTKDDVIRLKQKRRTLKNRGYAQSCRYKRVQQKHVLENEKTHLIDQVEALKAEINRLARERDAYKLKCEKLTGTGANNGIREAGSRPTSDNPSSPEFFM